A genomic stretch from Aedes albopictus strain Foshan chromosome 2, AalbF5, whole genome shotgun sequence includes:
- the LOC109421413 gene encoding glucosamine-6-phosphate isomerase isoform X1, translating into MRLIILDTADYVGEWSAKYVMKRINDFKPGPDRFFTLGLPTGSTPLGLYRNLIKFHQEGKISFKYVKTFNMDEYVDLPRDHPESYHYFMWHNFFKHIDIDPVNVHILDGNAPDLVAECNAFEDKIKLAGGIELFIGGIGPDGHIAFNEPGSSLVSRTRVKTLAQDTLEANARFFGNDINKVPKQALTVGVGTVMDAREVMILIIGAHKAFALYKAIEEGVNHMWTVSAFQQHPHTIMICDEDATLELRVKTVKYFKALSNVHHKLIEEGSHDVRQLCK; encoded by the coding sequence ATGCGGCTCATCATCCTGGACACGGCCGACTACGTTGGCGAATGGTCGGCCAAGTACGTCATGAAGCGTATCAACGACTTTAAACCGGGCCCGGACCGGTTCTTCACACTGGGCCTCCCGACGGGATCCACCCCGCTAGGATTGTACCGGAATCTaataaaattccaccaggaaggcAAAATCTCCTTCAAGTACGTGAAAACCTTCAACATGGACGAATACGTGGACTTGCCGCGGGACCATCCGGAGAGCTACCACTACTTCATGTGGCACAACTTTTTCAAACATATCGACATCGATCCGGTCAATGTGCACATCCTGGACGGGAACGCACCGGATTTGGTGGCAGAGTGCAATGCGTTCGAGGACAAGATCAAGCTTGCCGGAGGAATCGAGTTGTTCATCGGCGGGATAGGGCCCGACGGTCATATAGCGTTCAACGAACCGGGATCCAGTTTGGTGTCGCGGACTCGAGTGAAAACACTGGCACAGGACACACTGGAAGCGAATGCACGGTTTTTCGGAAACGATATCAATAAGGTACCGAAGCAGGCACTGACGGTCGGGGTCGGAACCGTAATGGATGCCCGAGAGGTGATGATTCTGATCATTGGGGCACACAAGGCTTTTGCACTGTATAAGGCAATCGAGGAGGGGGTGAACCACATGTGGACGGTTAGTGCCTTCCAGCAGCATCCGCATACGATCATGATATGCGACGAGGATGCCACGCTGGAACTGCGCGTTAAGACTGTGAAGTATTTTAAG
- the LOC109421413 gene encoding glucosamine-6-phosphate isomerase isoform X3 has translation MRLIILDTADYVGEWSAKYVMKRINDFKPGPDRFFTLGLPTGSTPLGLYRNLIKFHQEGKISFKYVKTFNMDEYVDLPRDHPESYHYFMWHNFFKHIDIDPVNVHILDGNAPDLVAECNAFEDKIKLAGGIELFIGGIGPDGHIAFNEPGSSLVSRTRVKTLAQDTLEANARFFGNDINKVPKQALTVGVGTVMDAREVMILIIGAHKAFALYKAIEEGVNHMWTVSAFQQHPHTIMICDEDATLELRVKTVKYFKSLYDVHSKLIEGT, from the coding sequence ATGCGGCTCATCATCCTGGACACGGCCGACTACGTTGGCGAATGGTCGGCCAAGTACGTCATGAAGCGTATCAACGACTTTAAACCGGGCCCGGACCGGTTCTTCACACTGGGCCTCCCGACGGGATCCACCCCGCTAGGATTGTACCGGAATCTaataaaattccaccaggaaggcAAAATCTCCTTCAAGTACGTGAAAACCTTCAACATGGACGAATACGTGGACTTGCCGCGGGACCATCCGGAGAGCTACCACTACTTCATGTGGCACAACTTTTTCAAACATATCGACATCGATCCGGTCAATGTGCACATCCTGGACGGGAACGCACCGGATTTGGTGGCAGAGTGCAATGCGTTCGAGGACAAGATCAAGCTTGCCGGAGGAATCGAGTTGTTCATCGGCGGGATAGGGCCCGACGGTCATATAGCGTTCAACGAACCGGGATCCAGTTTGGTGTCGCGGACTCGAGTGAAAACACTGGCACAGGACACACTGGAAGCGAATGCACGGTTTTTCGGAAACGATATCAATAAGGTACCGAAGCAGGCACTGACGGTCGGGGTCGGAACCGTAATGGATGCCCGAGAGGTGATGATTCTGATCATTGGGGCACACAAGGCTTTTGCACTGTATAAGGCAATCGAGGAGGGGGTGAACCACATGTGGACGGTTAGTGCCTTCCAGCAGCATCCGCATACGATCATGATATGCGACGAGGATGCCACGCTGGAACTGCGCGTTAAGACTGTGAAGTATTTTAAG
- the LOC109421413 gene encoding glucosamine-6-phosphate isomerase isoform X2, translated as MRLIILDTADYVGEWSAKYVMKRINDFKPGPDRFFTLGLPTGSTPLGLYRNLIKFHQEGKISFKYVKTFNMDEYVDLPRDHPESYHYFMWHNFFKHIDIDPVNVHILDGNAPDLVAECNAFEDKIKLAGGIELFIGGIGPDGHIAFNEPGSSLVSRTRVKTLAQDTLEANARFFGNDINKVPKQALTVGVGTVMDAREVMILIIGAHKAFALYKAIEEGVNHMWTVSAFQQHPHTIMICDEDATLELRVKTVKYFKDCYVLAAASGDLDDATRPN; from the coding sequence ATGCGGCTCATCATCCTGGACACGGCCGACTACGTTGGCGAATGGTCGGCCAAGTACGTCATGAAGCGTATCAACGACTTTAAACCGGGCCCGGACCGGTTCTTCACACTGGGCCTCCCGACGGGATCCACCCCGCTAGGATTGTACCGGAATCTaataaaattccaccaggaaggcAAAATCTCCTTCAAGTACGTGAAAACCTTCAACATGGACGAATACGTGGACTTGCCGCGGGACCATCCGGAGAGCTACCACTACTTCATGTGGCACAACTTTTTCAAACATATCGACATCGATCCGGTCAATGTGCACATCCTGGACGGGAACGCACCGGATTTGGTGGCAGAGTGCAATGCGTTCGAGGACAAGATCAAGCTTGCCGGAGGAATCGAGTTGTTCATCGGCGGGATAGGGCCCGACGGTCATATAGCGTTCAACGAACCGGGATCCAGTTTGGTGTCGCGGACTCGAGTGAAAACACTGGCACAGGACACACTGGAAGCGAATGCACGGTTTTTCGGAAACGATATCAATAAGGTACCGAAGCAGGCACTGACGGTCGGGGTCGGAACCGTAATGGATGCCCGAGAGGTGATGATTCTGATCATTGGGGCACACAAGGCTTTTGCACTGTATAAGGCAATCGAGGAGGGGGTGAACCACATGTGGACGGTTAGTGCCTTCCAGCAGCATCCGCATACGATCATGATATGCGACGAGGATGCCACGCTGGAACTGCGCGTTAAGACTGTGAAGTATTTTAAG